Within the Eleginops maclovinus isolate JMC-PN-2008 ecotype Puerto Natales chromosome 13, JC_Emac_rtc_rv5, whole genome shotgun sequence genome, the region AATTATAATGTGGGTTCTGGGTTGAGTATATCTCTCCAACATTAGCTGATTACCTGCTCAATGCTAACAGCTTTGGTGATGATGTCCTTCACTCTGTCATCTGATGGCTTCTTCACCAGGTAGCTGTACAGCAGGCAGgcaaagttacagtgcagacCCTAAAAACACATCCGGATACATGTCAGAGTAGttgataaaaagagagaaaacatccTCCATTGAAGATATAAGTACCATTTCCATATTCAAATATctcaaaacaacttttaaaaatgttttggatcTTATTCCAAATGTTTCTAAAAAATGTGAAACCTAGACCAATCTGTAATTTGAAAAAGGTCGTAATATACTCTTTGCGTGTGTGTCAGCATTGTGGTTGCCTGCACAGCCTAACCATTACGCAAGTGTGTCCAAGATTTGAGTTAAACTTAAGCTTGATCCTGAAAGCCAGGAGTTTATATTTGTAGCCTGAGATCCCTCTCGCCATTTTGTAAACCATTGTATTTTCTTCCAGCTGCCCTTGATCAAACAACAAGTCTTTTGTTTGTAAATTCATCTCACCTCATCCCTGCTAATCAGCTCGTTGGAGTAGGTGAGGCCAGGCATTAGTCCTCTTTTCTTGAGCCAATAGATTGCAGCAAAAGAGCCGGAGAAGAAGATGCCCTCTACTGCCGCAAAGGCCACAATGCGCTCCGCTGAGGACAGAAAGTGTCAAACCTATTAATTACAGATAACAAGAAGCTtctctatatatataaatatgatgtATTTAAAGTTCCATCTTCCTTACCAAATGAGGATTTGCTGTCATTTATCCACTGGAGGGCCCAGTCTGCTTTTCGTCTGACACAAGGTAATGTCTGGACTGCGTTAAATAAGTGGTCCCTGAAACCCACATATTATACAAAATCACTTGCTGTATTCAAACATATAGCCTCAGCATAccaaatacagtacatatatataGCATTCAATTACTTGcacttttttcttgttttattgatgCCACTATTGGAAATGCAATATATGCAATATTTTACACACAATTCTCAACAAATATATCCAAATCAAGTATTAGCCTAAAACTGAAAGTGGAACGCTTGTAAAGTAAACGACTGAATGGAATGCAGCAAAATATGTACTCTGTTCAAAAACTTGTTGTGAAACCCCTGTTGATAAAGAGGCTATGAGATTGTTATCTTCCTAACCTGCAGGTACATCAAAGCTGATGCAGCTGGGAATGCAACAAAGGGGGAGTAGACTCAGCCTGTGATAAACAGGTGCAAATGTAACGGTTGGCTTTGAATTTGTATACAAATTTGTCTCTAAGATGTAGTTAcctattatttgtttaaatgttagcTTTGTTTCATTGCACCACAACATGTCTAGCTGTGTAATCTGATTGCTTGCTCATTTCgtacataacaaaaaaaatgtagatttaaatTGCTTCAAATTCACCTTTCACCTTCATGTAAGTTTGTCAGAGTGACTCCCTCAGGATGTGACCATAAAGAAAACTAACCTCTCCTTCAGATCCCTGATGTATGTGTTGATGAGCATGCTGTACATCTCTGAATGAACAGTCTCTATAAGGATCTGGAAGCTGTAGAAGGAGCGTGCTTCAGGGACCTGCACCTCCTGGCAGAACCTCTGCACCTGttagacaaaaaaacaaaaacatcttcttttttttaccctgGCACATTATTAGTGGAAAGTAGAATCATGCTCTGAATCCATTAGTGCCAGCTGTTGTTTACCCAGCAAACGTTCCAAAAAAGCACACAATCTTAAAACGTATGCAACATCCAAAATCCCTCACCAGGTTCTCATTGACGATACCATCACTTGCAGCAAAGAAGGCGAGGATATGGGAGATGAAGTGTTTCTCCTCAGGTTTCAAACGGTCCCAGTGTGACAAGTCTTTGGATAGATCAACCTGAACGAAGCAACATCATTAGTAGGCCTACAACTTTCTGTCATAGATGCTCTCTGTCTCTTAATCAGGTTCTCCCATGATAACATGCTTCATTCACGTCTGTCCAGCAATACCAGACTTGGGGGATGACAGTGTTTCTCTTAGTTTTGTTGGTGTGTTGTTGTTATGTAGGGCTTTAACATatacaaaagtatttatttgtggGAAACcggaaaaaagaaacagaatctctttttttatgtaataatacagtattatttcatttatattgaattaaattatACTGCACATTCAGGTTTATACAGCATATTGAATTACATGTTCAATTCAAAGTGATGTGACTatactttaaaagaaaatgttccctTTAGCAAGCCATTGATTGAAACACCAATATTTTCTCTGTACAGTAAAACTGAAACTCACCTCCTCCACCGTCCAGAAGGAGGCCTGAGCCTGCTTGTACATCCTCCAGATTTCGGGGTACTGGATGGGGAAGATGACAAACCGTCTGGGGTTGTCCCGGAGCAACggttcttcctctttctccgtACCATTTTGACAGTCTGGGTCTTTGTCTTTGAAGCCATTCTAAAAGTACACCAAGGAAACACATTGTCACCTCACAATTGATAAAGTATTGtttctggtttgttttgaatatatttacattatatcCTCATCCCTGTccaaccaaaaaacacattacaaccactgttaacaaacacaaacacacacatccaccccTCAAAGACTGTACCGACAATGACTTAAAAATATTTAtggctattttattttttagcattTCTTGTTACTTATTACTATATTTCTGAACagttatataaaacattttaaactttgtacatttaaatcCTATCGTCTGTCAATTGTGTAAATATGAACATTGACATTTAAACTAATCTTAGTGCCTTCTTATTGCAGTGCATTGTCATTGCAACTACCTctgcttttattcatttgtgtCTATTCTATTACTGCATTAAGAAAAATGTCCCACTGATCTTTGTTTGATACCTTTTTATGGTGACAATGAAGATATTCTGATAGATGTTAACATATTGGAAAGTGCGGCTGCGCACTTATAACCACACGTCAATGAAAGGCTTTCAATTAGAGAATAACTTGTCACTTACAGAaatctttttttcactttctatGAATCGTTTTACCAAAAGGAACTTCATTTTCTCGACGGTCGTTTTATCCCACAACACACTACAaggttagctaacgttagcttacaTCAGCAGAAAAGGCCAGTTAATGACATTTAACATCGTATTTATTCAACCAACAATATTTAAATTGCTGATGCTTGACTTTACAAGGCCTCCATTTATTAGTAAACACTGATAAATGTGTAGGTTGTTCTTGACGTTACGTATCCTCTTGCTAGCTCGCGCTACTAGTTATGTATTGAACATGCTTACCGGTTCTTTAAGTTGGTCAGACTGCCGACTTATATTCAAGAGGTCCATTTCCTGAGAAGACTGTTATTTCACCGTCGTTGTCATTCGGAGAGCTAAACGTGGTGCTTCTACCTATTACTCTGTCTCATAACCTTGTGTGGACGCAGCTGTAGCTTTGTTGTTTAAACCCTTTAAGTGACACACAGAGGGAGTATAGCGCCTCTAGTGTTCATACACAACACATGCTACATtacaaaaccacaaaaataaaatccgATAAGGAGTATGAATGGACTTTAATAACTCTGTTGAAATCTTATCACTTTAAATCCAGTACAACTCCTCATAATGCAGTTTTTTCATGAccaaaaataagtaaaacaagaacaaaataGCCAGTCTTTCAGAATGATAAATTCTTTAATTTGATAGgaatgcaatttaaaatgaaatgtttaacacaAATAGCATGCCGACAGATGAAGTGAAAATGTGGagatatttttcacattttcctttgtgtttgGAATGAAAGCATGACTATAAAAATGAACTCCGAGCTGGATGTCAAAGTGTGTTAACCAACAAATCCAGATCACTACACCGGTATGTTGTGAATCCCCAACCGGAACACATCATTTGTGCATGCCCATGCACCATTTTGGCACTTCAGCATAAACACTTGATGAAAGGCCATTGGTGGATCATCATCTACCTGTtacaaaaaacagttttggaAGTATTTGTTAGCACAACgattagacttttattttttaaccaaagCAGAAATGTATTATGCATACATCACACAAGCACTTTTCTTTAACCATTCATGAAATATTCAAAGAACATGTTAGTTGTAAATTAAGACAGCTGTTTGGACTATAGCAGCAAAGACAATCAGATGTAGCAGGTCAATcaccaaatgttatttataaacATGCGAAACATATAATTACAAATGAATTATATTTCTCCTTTGGCAAAATACGCATTATATGTCAACTCACAAACTCATAATTTGTTCATCATCagatcaaagacaaacaaatcttTCTCgaaagaaatgtatattaaatacCACTATATTTATAGcctattttttaaacattatagaAGGAAAGTGTTTCCACCGCACCTTGCTCCGTTTTAGTCAGGCGCTTGTATACATCTTGCTTTTTTAACATATGCAGACCCAagattatttacaaaaatgttccAGCTCACCTGCAACTGTCCAAACACCATGATGAGGATACAACTATCTATCGTGGGTTGGAAGTCTTGTTCTGTGATAATGTGTTTAATACGCTTGAAAGGGAGGTTCTGTAAATGGGGAACATTAGCATTATTAGTAGTGTACAATAACACAAAAGATACTTTGACATCAAGATAACAGACTGGAAACTGGCCTGCTCCTCATCTCTGATACTTGATACTACTTTTTTCACATGTTTGCATACAATGAGAAAGGGCACTTACTGCTAATTTGCCAGAGATGGCTTCTCTCCCATGAAAAGGTGAACCTTCCCACGTCAAACAGGCATCAGGAGACTGAGGAAATTACAAGCACACAATGTTTATTTGACCATGAATCCGGTATCTACAACAGTAACTTCAACTACGAATGTTCAGTGTGTTTAGTTGGTTTATAAGTGTTGATGTTATCAATACACATAATAATTAAATGGAGAATGAACACACTTACATATAGGTTACCCAGTCCTGTCCTGTTGGTATTGTCAAACTGGTTGTAATATTCTTGGACAAAGCCCTCCCCAATCTTTTGCCATATTTCTTTTTCGCAAGCCATCTGTGAAGCTTTGgatctgtaaaaaaaagtattgtaatTAGCAGTCAGTCAAAGCTGCAGTCAAATAAGGGCTGTTTACTGATGACACTTCATAAAGATATTTTCTAACATAGAAATGTTCTGGTCTTTTCAGTTATTTGAACATtacatacaaaaatgtaaaaacacaaccaTCATAATCAGGCATgatcacatttaataaaaactgtGTATTCTTTGTTAATACTTTTAACATGTCAAAATGGTACTGTTCCAAGGATTCAACCCTAAATAGAAATGCCAATCACTCAATTAAATACACAATTATAACAACTTGACTCATGATAGAGAAGAGATCAACCTGAGACCTTGGCTCATTTTTAGAGTTACATTTTTCACACCTTTATTCTACGACAGGTTGCCTTAATTTTAACACTGTACTTCATtgaagattcaaaggttttaatgtcatatgcacatgaatatgatatatacaataaccgaatgtaaaatgaaatagtgtgcagtaaaatgaaatgaaataaagtgtattaCAGTTAttgctatttaaataaataaactgtaaaatgtaCGACTTAATGTAATAGTTCCAGGACACGTAGGGTAAGAAATTTGGCAAGAGTGATGGTATGTTGACACTGTACTGTAACACTGCAAAAGGATATTTACTCAAAACTATGGGAACATTCTTCCCAGATATGCCATGTCTTGATATTGGGAACACTTTGAAAGTTGTGGTAGAAGGTGATTTGTGAAGGTGGTCTCTCATTGAAATTAATTCATGCCAACCGTATTATTTATCTATGCAGCCGGTTAATTTGGCCACGCATTAACAGCTGGAGAATTTCCTTAACAATGGGTTTTGTGTCAAGTTTTCCCAGTGTTGGATCGATAAAACAGATAAACGGGACAAAACCAACAATTCAAACTTTTAATGCTGAATTGTAGTGTGGAAGTTGCTAGTCATGCAATAAAAGTTGTCAGTTGCTCTGAGTAACGTCTCGACAAAGCCACACAATCTGTAATATTAAATGAGTCCCAAAAAGATTAGAACCAGAATCAGGTCCATCAGAAAGCAGCGGACTAGCATTGGGGTTAGCTACAGAAAGTGTCACCGCCATTCAAAAACGTAAAGTTATAGCTAGTGTTAGCACATAGATCCGACTTTTTCCGGAACCGTTTCATTCAATGCGGTCTCGCTGTTATATTCGTCTTTACAACACCGTGTTACTACAAGTGGGGAAGCTGTTGTTTGGTATCACTAACCTTAAAAACAGTACTTTATCGTGTCCAAAAGTTTAAGCTTACTTTTTCGATAGGCGGGCGAGCCAGCATGGGGATCCAGGCAATAAGGCAATATGGTGGGTTCCCGCTTCCTCAGAGTTATGACAAAATGATGACGTCGCTTACACCTGACCAATAAGAGCTAAGTACTTTGAAATAGTTTTGCCCTGTGTTCAGCCTGTCAGGAACTCTTTCTCCCCGACTGTACCACCTTCAACCATGGATGTTTCAGGAGTACGGTATAGGTAAAATGGTTGGACTCTAGTCCTGTCAATCACATGGATGATGTAAATACTACATTCAGAGCAAATACATTCAGACTCAACCCTAGAAAGGGAGTCAGGAATGTTTCAGGCCAAATGGAGATGTTGTCTGAAAAACTAAATTGAGGGCTCAAAGATGTTGTTAGCTgctaacaaaaaatatattattcaaaGTTTACATTTTAGTTGCTTAAGAATTCTGTTAATTATTTCAAAACAGACACTaggaatacaaaataatacttaaattgattattgtacttttaattgGCAAAACCTAAAGCTGTTGAAGGTATTATAAAGGCGGAGTGCAGTAACTTTAACTAATACTTCCATAAATTTATGGAAACTTAAGGAGATCACCAACTTTCTACCAATAACACATTTGGCGGGACAGTCCAAAAACCTTGAAGCCATATCTTCCTCAGTTCGAATGTGAGAATAGTTACTGCCTTTGGCTGTTGTAGggtaaagggaaaaaaaaagggccaTAAAACATAgggcaaaaacatctgtgaaatgattatttaaaagaacataaaaacgAGATCAAACtgtaaattaaatgtctttatttcaaactatttgGCAAACCATTAATCAAAGAATAAACTATAGCTGTAGCCATTGATTGTTGGATGAATAAGGTTTACATCACATCTCTTAGGTACAGTTGTCTCCCAAGGACGAGATTAAAGCTTTCTCCAGTTATTGTTACAAAACTGAATCACATGAACTACGATCTAACAAATCCTAAagtgtgctttattttaaaaggtgcTATGAAAGATTCGGCAAATGTCCCACAGAGCCTTAATCAGGCTATcaataatgtaaatgtcctgAAATGGAAGACATTAAATGCTTTAGTAGAGGAGATCAATATTGTGTCGTGGAGAGTGATGAGATATTAGAAATACAGATTAAATCATAACAGCGTGCAGGTCTTTACAAACACAAGTAACAGgaatgttatttataaaaaagctgGGTTAATTCTTTATGTAATGCATCGTTAGATCTTTACAGTTCCTCCTATTGTACCTTGGTTACAATGTCCTATTGGCAAGGGGGATTCCTTTGTCCACCTGacttcaaatcaaatcaaacatctGACATTGTTTTACacacaaatggaaaaacaagtgTGACAGAGATAAGACCCATTTAggcacttttaaaaacattttgctacAGTTCAGTGCTTGTTGCTGCCAGGAAAATGACACCCAAAAAATGCAGAATGTCTTCCCGCACTTGACTTCCAGTGACTTGTTCAGAAAGGCTACTATTGCTTTGTTGAGGCCCCTGCACCAATACATCATTTTGCAATGGATGGCAGTAAAAGTGGTCTCTATAGTCTTCACCCAACAGGCCTCTGAGGTTAGAACCAAGTGTTGTGTTCAATGTTCTCGATGTCACTGCTCTGGCTGTGATGTGAAATAATCATCTGTCCGGAACACGCTGGGGATTTCTTGACGCTGATGTGGTGTTGTTCTTCTGGGGCTGGCCGGTTTCTGTGATTAAATGGACACAGGAATATTGTTACACAAttgctgtttgttgtgtttgctttagggcggtggtggcgaagtccataggggcttggcctgggaactggaaggtcaccagttcaagtccccgaaagaccaagtgccaccgtggtgtccctgagcaagacactggttacctacactgctccccgggcgccgtacataatggcagcccactgctcctaacactaggatgggtcaaatgcagagaccgcatttcgttttccccgggcgctgcacgatagctgcccactgctcctagtactaggatgggttaaatgcagaggactaatttcactgtgtgtgctctgctgtgtgcatgcatgtgacaaataaagagggtttatcctccaattctatctatctattctatctTGCTGGACAATGTTCTTAATGTTTATTGGAAAACATCATTGCTTTACACCACAccatttcctgctttttccATAAGAGTTAgtatgtaaacaaacataacatttatcGGTACTGAGCATacaaaattattacaaaatacaTGAAGGCGTTCTCACATTTAAGAAGCCTGGGACACTGCGGAAGATCTTCTTGAAAGCACCGGGTATCGTTCCTAgttctccctctgcctgcacGACCTGATCCTCCATAGCGTTGACATTAGCTCCCACCATCTTTACAAAGGCCTGCAGGCATTCCAGAAGCAAAAACAACATACAATTGAGATCTATGCACACTGTTTGAGACCATTTGAgaaaattaaacacacaaaaaccatACATGAAGCTAAAAGTTTTGCAAGCCTATGCAGTGTTTTGCTTATTTATGCAGTAATGTATTCCTATGGGTTCCTGGGTGGGTTCTATGCATTTTAACAACTGGAACATTCTGCGCTTATAGAccagtgtttttattctgttatttaAGAGGGGAAACAACCAGCCAATGAAGATGATCTTGTTTACAATATGTTTCAAAGTCGTTCCTCTTGCAAAGAGGATATTTTGCTTGGTTAATAATGACTAAAACACTGCATAcaaatcttgtttattttatgttgcatCCAAAGTTTCATGGCCCACTACCAAGAAAACTATGTGTGTTATATTATTTAAGTCtttttaaccctaacccaaaaaaaaaatgatcacTCACCTCCAACTTATCAATTCTTCTATATATTTGTCTCATTTCATCTGACCTCTGCTGGATTTGAGGTAGGTTTTCATTTACTATCTGGGAGGTATCATTACGAATCTAGAACAAAAACccaacagaaaaagagagacaaatatgcattttattcaATGAGAATACAATAGGATACTGTGCATTCATATGTTGTTTCAGTGTCATAGCTTACCATATCCAGCATTCCAACAAACTCATCCACTCTTGTCAGCATTTCTTCCAAGCTCTTGTCCAAGCACAGGATctagaggaaaaaaaat harbors:
- the bloc1s4 gene encoding biogenesis of lysosome-related organelles complex 1 subunit 4, translating into MDHHRVDRVGLLSPLEESSAEISRDSGIVSQSASSLSMVSEILSSGTVSQSPSFGAAANVISQSPSLNEAAEPGTPDLQSPEQDEELRHTALSYSSYIKATAGEEILCLDKSLEEMLTRVDEFVGMLDMIRNDTSQIVNENLPQIQQRSDEMRQIYRRIDKLEAFVKMVGANVNAMEDQVVQAEGELGTIPGAFKKIFRSVPGFLNKPASPRRTTPHQRQEIPSVFRTDDYFTSQPEQ
- the rrm2b gene encoding ribonucleoside-diphosphate reductase subunit M2 B; the protein is MDLLNISRQSDQLKEPNGFKDKDPDCQNGTEKEEEPLLRDNPRRFVIFPIQYPEIWRMYKQAQASFWTVEEVDLSKDLSHWDRLKPEEKHFISHILAFFAASDGIVNENLVQRFCQEVQVPEARSFYSFQILIETVHSEMYSMLINTYIRDLKERDHLFNAVQTLPCVRRKADWALQWINDSKSSFAERIVAFAAVEGIFFSGSFAAIYWLKKRGLMPGLTYSNELISRDEGLHCNFACLLYSYLVKKPSDDRVKDIITKAVSIEQEFLTEALPVDLIGINCCLMRQYIEFVADRLLVDLGLTKVYQAENPFDFMESISLEGKTNFFEKRVGEYQRFGVMSSMTGCEFTLDADF
- the LOC134875208 gene encoding nuclear transport factor 2-like yields the protein MACEKEIWQKIGEGFVQEYYNQFDNTNRTGLGNLYSPDACLTWEGSPFHGREAISGKLANLPFKRIKHIITEQDFQPTIDSCILIMVFGQLQVDDDPPMAFHQVFMLKCQNGAWACTNDVFRLGIHNIPV